One window of Helicobacter winghamensis ATCC BAA-430 genomic DNA carries:
- a CDS encoding tetratricopeptide repeat protein, whose translation MEWRFRYSLLFLVILFARAFGLEFYVDSGREAGHNFAVLNLRDTKPFACYEELNRDSQVSGIVCSFEEPLFSRFQRSETLFFSISPEVLDEEKGFSLRITPKANKKMKLYNTEFDLSSSRRIPVENNPKSKRWQILGYEGEIPFLNDKPSYGINFPILFDEVPSIGVLDAQMRPMDNHVGRDKDYFLNIQSFVGRGSYAEALNAIDEMLALYPNTIFKRDVLYLRLVALDGMQNLENYEEIIALSKAWLGAYPTDIHVPQVLFIVAKTYARMKFFEEAKYYYNRLFNEYKGDKYELLARLDYGEHLYERGDRKIVLELYESVLNESKDLEVASLASVLLGDYYRKAEEKKRAEKYLNDILQANPNFFLQDIPKYYAMMQAWAEFGIYETPAKVLEGMFNSFEDKTVPLYLPILKDMAMWFDKARDLKKAHKYYQMLLNESENQSDLKEIKKLDDALLLDDNESNATKRLEHYDYVIESYRGKEEEKIALEKKAQTYYDLGDYLSVFNLREDLNKVLGENVPVLIHAVSALTEETLKVNNCKEAAFYGSLYDVKLMLEESEFLKLFDCLYFNKQFIPALQIAKEKSTQAVTLNQKEEWLYRLAWVEYSLQNYPKAALAARDTLKLLNNSKHNDSAWVLFMALSKQDNNEEAFKLLPTLEQVLKNSNKMIEIYRIMLQDALERRDDTAIKVYAKRLMDLQAMYQRYEYSPWVELAVVEALNRESKFKESLEMLKMAESHANKDTERIQIYYLQGYLYDKLGDKKTALESYEKCEAINTQSAWKNLCIDAKKLLDNRE comes from the coding sequence TTGGAATGGCGTTTTAGATATTCTTTACTATTTTTGGTGATATTGTTTGCAAGAGCTTTTGGGCTTGAGTTTTATGTGGATAGCGGAAGGGAAGCAGGACATAATTTTGCTGTGTTAAATTTGCGAGATACAAAGCCTTTTGCATGCTATGAGGAGTTAAATAGAGACTCTCAAGTGAGTGGTATTGTTTGTAGTTTTGAAGAGCCTTTGTTTTCGCGTTTTCAGCGAAGTGAAACTTTGTTTTTTTCAATCTCACCTGAAGTGCTAGATGAAGAAAAAGGCTTTAGTCTAAGAATCACCCCAAAAGCAAATAAAAAAATGAAACTTTATAATACAGAATTTGATTTATCTAGCAGTCGGCGTATTCCTGTAGAGAATAATCCAAAATCTAAGCGTTGGCAAATTTTAGGTTATGAGGGCGAAATTCCTTTTTTAAATGATAAGCCAAGTTATGGAATTAATTTTCCCATTCTCTTTGATGAAGTTCCAAGTATTGGTGTGCTTGATGCGCAAATGCGCCCTATGGATAATCATGTTGGTAGGGATAAAGATTACTTTTTAAATATACAATCTTTTGTGGGGCGCGGTTCTTATGCAGAAGCTTTAAATGCTATTGATGAAATGTTGGCACTCTATCCTAATACAATATTTAAGCGTGATGTGTTGTATTTGCGCTTAGTAGCTCTTGATGGAATGCAAAATTTAGAAAATTATGAAGAAATTATTGCTCTTAGTAAGGCTTGGCTTGGGGCATATCCTACAGATATCCATGTGCCTCAAGTGTTGTTTATTGTAGCAAAAACCTATGCAAGAATGAAATTTTTTGAAGAGGCAAAGTATTATTATAACCGCTTATTTAATGAATACAAGGGTGATAAATACGAGCTTCTAGCAAGACTTGATTATGGAGAGCATTTGTATGAGAGGGGGGATCGCAAAATTGTGCTTGAATTGTATGAATCTGTGTTAAATGAATCAAAAGATTTAGAAGTTGCCTCTCTTGCTTCTGTGCTTTTGGGGGATTATTATCGTAAGGCAGAAGAGAAAAAGAGAGCAGAAAAATATCTCAATGATATTTTGCAGGCAAATCCTAATTTTTTCTTGCAAGATATTCCTAAGTATTATGCGATGATGCAAGCTTGGGCAGAGTTTGGAATCTATGAAACGCCAGCGAAAGTGTTAGAAGGGATGTTTAATTCTTTTGAAGATAAGACTGTTCCTTTATACTTACCAATATTAAAAGATATGGCAATGTGGTTTGATAAGGCTAGAGACTTGAAGAAGGCGCATAAGTATTATCAAATGCTTTTAAATGAGAGTGAAAACCAAAGTGATCTTAAAGAGATTAAAAAACTTGATGACGCTTTGCTTTTAGATGATAATGAAAGTAATGCAACAAAGCGTTTAGAGCATTATGATTATGTGATTGAAAGCTACAGAGGTAAGGAAGAAGAGAAAATTGCACTAGAAAAGAAGGCGCAAACCTATTATGATTTGGGCGATTATTTAAGTGTGTTTAATTTAAGAGAAGATTTAAATAAAGTGTTGGGAGAAAATGTCCCTGTGTTAATCCATGCAGTAAGCGCGCTAACTGAAGAGACATTAAAAGTCAATAATTGTAAGGAAGCAGCGTTTTATGGAAGTTTGTATGATGTGAAGCTTATGTTAGAAGAAAGTGAGTTTTTAAAACTTTTTGATTGCTTGTATTTTAATAAGCAGTTTATTCCAGCGTTGCAAATTGCCAAAGAGAAATCTACACAAGCAGTAACGCTAAATCAAAAGGAGGAATGGCTTTATCGTTTGGCTTGGGTTGAGTATTCCTTACAGAATTATCCTAAAGCAGCCCTTGCGGCGCGCGATACGCTAAAATTATTAAATAATAGCAAGCATAATGATAGTGCTTGGGTGCTTTTTATGGCACTTTCCAAACAAGACAATAATGAAGAAGCTTTTAAGTTGCTACCGACTTTGGAACAAGTACTTAAAAATAGCAATAAGATGATTGAAATTTATCGCATAATGTTGCAAGATGCATTAGAGCGCAGAGATGATACGGCAATTAAAGTGTATGCAAAGCGTTTAATGGATCTACAAGCAATGTATCAACGCTATGAATATTCCCCTTGGGTGGAACTTGCAGTAGTAGAAGCACTAAATCGTGAAAGTAAATTTAAAGAATCGCTTGAAATGTTAAAAATGGCAGAATCACACGCTAACAAGGATACAGAAAGGATACAAATCTATTATTTGCAAGGCTATTTATATGATAAGCTAGGGGATAAAAAAACAGCATTAGAGTCTTATGAAAAATGCGAAGCTATCAACACGCAATCCGCTTGGAAAAATCTGTGTATTGATGCAAAAAAACTGCTAGACAACAGGGAGTGA
- the xseB gene encoding exodeoxyribonuclease VII small subunit produces the protein MEQALNFEEYLECATQALEKLGDENISLNESLELYKKGMENLQKAQKLLETAQVQCETIKMQYTKES, from the coding sequence ATGGAACAAGCATTAAATTTTGAAGAGTATTTAGAGTGTGCCACACAAGCGTTAGAGAAGTTAGGCGATGAAAATATTAGCTTAAATGAAAGTTTAGAGCTTTATAAAAAAGGAATGGAAAACCTTCAAAAAGCACAAAAGTTACTAGAAACTGCACAAGTGCAATGTGAAACGATCAAAATGCAATATACAAAGGAATCTTAA
- the nuoL gene encoding NADH-quinone oxidoreductase subunit L, producing MEVILYSALFAPLIGSIFGIPFASKKKFVSVGIFASLMLAVSFFASLLLFIYSFQGGGALKVALMDWIGAGGLYIPFGFLVDSVSATMMLVVTLVSLCVHIYAIGYMSHDSSFNRFFVYLSAFVFSMLILVMSDNFVGLFIGWEGVGLCSWMLIGFWYERDSASFAANEAFIMNRIADLGMLLGIFLIYWTFGSLNYEEVLSNIYEAPKGVLIAIGVLLFVGAMGKSAQFPLHTWLADAMEGPTPVSALIHAATMVTAGVYLVIRANPLYSIIPEVGLAIACLGAFVAVFAATMALVNKDLKRIIAYSTLSQLGYMFVAAGLEAYWIALFHLATHAFFKSLLFLGAGNVMHAMNDKLDISKMGALYQSLRYTAILMILASVALAGIYPFSGFFSKDKILEAAFGSGAYVLWGVLLLGAFLTAFYSFRLIMLVFFGGKKHEEHPHEAYPYMLYAMLPLGILAVFAGMFESYFHHFILQTLPDFKVNLDSKTIWTLIVVTSCVALGGIGFAIFKYKNGGFSPKWQESFVYKLLSNQYFIPALYDKIFIQNYFRVAKIAWFADKNIIDFIVDLIAKLLNSSGESMRWIQGGSLSKMLKVMFFGVVVLLLLVFIYREGVWITF from the coding sequence ATGGAAGTGATTTTGTATAGTGCGTTGTTTGCGCCTTTAATTGGTTCAATTTTTGGAATCCCTTTTGCATCTAAAAAGAAGTTTGTAAGTGTTGGAATTTTTGCTTCTTTAATGCTTGCGGTGTCTTTCTTTGCTTCCTTGCTACTCTTTATCTATAGTTTTCAAGGTGGTGGGGCGTTAAAGGTTGCGCTAATGGATTGGATTGGAGCTGGTGGGCTTTATATTCCTTTTGGATTCTTGGTAGATAGTGTGAGTGCTACAATGATGCTTGTAGTAACATTAGTATCCTTGTGTGTGCATATTTACGCCATTGGTTATATGAGCCACGATTCTAGCTTTAATCGCTTTTTTGTGTATTTGAGCGCTTTCGTGTTTTCTATGCTTATTCTTGTGATGAGTGATAATTTTGTGGGGTTATTTATTGGCTGGGAAGGCGTTGGGCTGTGTTCTTGGATGCTTATTGGATTTTGGTATGAAAGAGATTCTGCTTCTTTTGCGGCAAATGAAGCATTTATTATGAATCGTATTGCAGATTTAGGAATGCTACTTGGAATCTTTTTAATCTATTGGACTTTTGGAAGTTTAAATTATGAAGAAGTTTTAAGCAATATTTATGAAGCACCTAAGGGGGTTTTAATTGCTATTGGCGTGTTACTCTTTGTTGGAGCAATGGGCAAGAGCGCTCAATTTCCTTTACACACTTGGCTTGCTGATGCAATGGAGGGTCCCACACCAGTTTCTGCACTTATCCATGCTGCTACAATGGTAACAGCAGGGGTATATTTAGTCATTCGTGCAAATCCTTTATATTCTATTATTCCAGAAGTAGGGCTTGCTATTGCTTGTTTAGGGGCTTTTGTAGCTGTATTTGCTGCTACAATGGCACTTGTAAATAAGGATTTAAAACGCATTATTGCTTATTCTACACTTTCACAACTTGGTTATATGTTTGTTGCAGCTGGGTTAGAAGCGTATTGGATTGCGTTATTTCATCTTGCAACACACGCATTTTTTAAATCCTTGCTATTTTTGGGGGCAGGGAATGTAATGCATGCAATGAATGATAAATTGGATATTTCTAAAATGGGCGCGTTGTATCAATCTTTAAGATATACGGCAATTTTAATGATTTTAGCTTCTGTTGCCCTTGCTGGAATTTATCCTTTCTCGGGATTTTTTTCTAAGGATAAAATCTTAGAAGCCGCCTTTGGAAGTGGGGCTTATGTGTTGTGGGGAGTATTATTACTTGGAGCGTTTTTAACGGCATTTTACAGCTTTAGGTTGATTATGCTTGTGTTTTTTGGAGGGAAAAAGCACGAAGAACATCCGCACGAAGCTTATCCTTATATGCTTTATGCAATGTTGCCTTTAGGGATTTTGGCGGTTTTTGCAGGAATGTTTGAAAGCTATTTTCACCATTTTATTTTACAAACACTTCCGGATTTTAAGGTAAATTTGGATTCCAAAACGATTTGGACTTTGATTGTGGTTACTTCTTGTGTTGCTTTAGGTGGAATCGGATTTGCAATCTTTAAATATAAAAATGGTGGGTTTTCTCCGAAGTGGCAAGAAAGCTTTGTTTATAAACTCTTAAGCAATCAGTATTTTATCCCAGCGCTCTATGATAAGATTTTTATTCAAAATTATTTTAGAGTTGCAAAAATTGCGTGGTTTGCGGATAAAAATATCATAGATTTTATTGTGGATTTAATTGCAAAATTACTCAATAGTAGCGGTGAGAGTATGCGCTGGATTCAAGGAGGTAGCCTTTCAAAAATGCTAAAGGTTATGTTCTTTGGTGTGGTCGTGTTATTGTTGCTTGTATTTATTTATAGGGAGGGTGTATGGATTACCTTTTAA
- a CDS encoding NADH-quinone oxidoreductase subunit M, which translates to MDYLLTLLIFFPLFGALLAIGIKENLKTYAIVISAIELAFALLLWYGFDKSADGFQFITALSLVEGFGVSYLVGVDGISLFLILLSAFIGLIGFIYLNENYEAKKLIISLLCLESIMIGVFCALDMILFYIFWELSLVPMLYIIGAWGSGSRIYAAVKFFLYTFLGSMLMLVGILFLAYYYFEVSGIWTFSLLEWYSLSAIPKGVQLWLFLAFFAGLAVKVPMFPFHTWLPYAHGQAPTIGSIILAAVLLKMGTYGFVRFSLPLFPDASIFFLMPVAILSLIMIIYGAFVAFAQEDIKQVIAYSSISHMGVIMVGIFALNVEGITGSVFFMLSHGIISGALFMLVGMLYERRHTKMIAEFGGIAKVMPNYAAIFGIMAMASAGLPLTMGFVGEFLSLLGFFQVSPIMAGIAGISIIVGAVYMLHLYRKTFFGKVVNVQNLKLSDLNAREWSALLPLVAIVIWLGVYPKPILEPINKGVENTLAIMQSRIVTKTSLDFFGLELMQETFSKETLQEIPHTQEGLRSPQDSTQGEGK; encoded by the coding sequence ATGGATTACCTTTTAACCTTACTTATCTTTTTTCCGTTGTTTGGTGCGCTTTTAGCAATTGGAATTAAAGAAAATCTTAAAACTTATGCTATTGTAATTAGTGCAATAGAGCTTGCTTTTGCGCTTTTGTTGTGGTATGGATTTGATAAAAGTGCTGATGGGTTTCAGTTTATAACGGCTTTGTCTTTGGTGGAGGGCTTTGGCGTGAGCTATCTTGTGGGGGTTGATGGAATCTCTTTGTTTTTAATTTTATTAAGCGCGTTTATTGGTCTAATTGGATTTATTTATTTAAATGAAAACTATGAAGCAAAAAAGTTAATCATCTCTCTTTTATGTCTTGAAAGCATTATGATTGGTGTCTTTTGTGCTTTAGATATGATTTTATTTTATATTTTTTGGGAGCTTTCTTTGGTGCCTATGCTTTATATTATCGGTGCTTGGGGGAGTGGTAGCAGGATTTATGCAGCGGTTAAGTTTTTCTTATACACTTTTTTAGGTTCAATGCTAATGCTAGTTGGAATCCTATTTTTAGCCTATTATTATTTTGAGGTGAGTGGCATTTGGACATTTTCATTATTAGAATGGTATAGCTTAAGTGCGATTCCAAAGGGTGTGCAACTATGGCTATTCCTTGCTTTTTTTGCTGGACTTGCTGTTAAAGTGCCAATGTTTCCATTTCACACTTGGTTGCCTTACGCGCATGGACAGGCACCAACAATTGGTTCTATTATCCTAGCGGCTGTGCTATTAAAAATGGGAACTTATGGCTTTGTGCGTTTTTCTTTGCCACTATTTCCTGATGCTAGTATATTCTTTTTAATGCCTGTAGCGATTTTATCACTTATAATGATTATTTATGGGGCATTTGTAGCTTTCGCACAAGAAGACATTAAGCAAGTGATTGCATATAGCTCTATTTCACATATGGGTGTGATTATGGTTGGGATTTTCGCGCTTAATGTAGAAGGGATTACAGGTTCTGTGTTTTTTATGTTAAGTCACGGAATTATTAGTGGGGCGTTGTTTATGCTTGTAGGAATGCTTTATGAGCGGCGACATACAAAGATGATTGCTGAGTTTGGAGGAATTGCAAAGGTTATGCCAAATTATGCGGCAATTTTTGGAATTATGGCGATGGCTTCGGCGGGATTACCCTTAACAATGGGATTTGTTGGGGAGTTTTTATCCCTGCTTGGATTCTTTCAAGTTTCGCCTATAATGGCTGGGATTGCTGGGATTAGCATTATTGTAGGTGCGGTGTATATGCTGCATTTGTATCGCAAAACATTTTTTGGAAAAGTGGTTAATGTTCAAAATCTAAAACTTAGTGATTTAAATGCGCGCGAATGGAGTGCTTTGTTGCCTTTGGTTGCAATTGTGATTTGGCTTGGTGTATATCCAAAGCCCATTTTAGAGCCAATTAATAAGGGCGTGGAAAACACGCTAGCAATTATGCAATCAAGAATTGTTACAAAAACAAGTCTCGACTTTTTTGGGCTAGAACTTATGCAAGAAACATTTTCAAAAGAAACATTACAAGAGATTCCGCATACGCAAGAAGGGTTGCGATCTCCACAAGATAGCACACAAGGGGAGGGGAAGTAA
- a CDS encoding NADH-quinone oxidoreductase subunit J has protein sequence MFEAIAFYVFCALTLAMFLVVVTTQNILYALSALAAGMMFVSAFFFLLGAEFLGVVQIVVYTGAVIALYAFAMMFFDAQKLENEKVQSPKMLFFLSGMGALLLVLIVVAPVIAENLASLQATTPIKEEIGNVQMVGYVLFTKFLIPFEIAAVMLLVAMIAGIVLAGKGMNYSLTLNEQAPKGEK, from the coding sequence ATGTTTGAAGCAATCGCGTTTTATGTCTTTTGCGCTTTAACTTTAGCAATGTTTTTGGTTGTGGTAACCACGCAAAATATTCTTTATGCTTTAAGTGCGCTTGCTGCTGGAATGATGTTTGTTTCGGCTTTTTTCTTTTTGTTGGGAGCTGAATTTTTGGGTGTAGTGCAAATTGTGGTTTATACAGGAGCTGTAATCGCGCTTTATGCCTTTGCGATGATGTTTTTTGATGCGCAAAAGCTAGAAAATGAGAAGGTGCAAAGCCCTAAAATGCTCTTTTTCTTAAGTGGTATGGGGGCTTTGTTACTTGTGTTAATTGTAGTGGCCCCTGTGATTGCAGAAAATCTTGCAAGTTTGCAAGCAACAACGCCGATAAAAGAGGAAATTGGAAATGTGCAAATGGTGGGTTATGTGCTTTTTACTAAGTTTTTGATTCCTTTTGAGATTGCAGCGGTTATGCTGCTTGTGGCAATGATTGCTGGGATTGTGCTAGCAGGTAAGGGAATGAACTATTCACTAACTTTAAATGAACAAGCACCTAAAGGAGAAAAGTGA
- a CDS encoding carbon-nitrogen hydrolase family protein, whose product MKIVALQLSNTRTQSEIESYIKASIDAKAKVVLLGEYLLNPFFKDLEIKRGQKTRVLERIKIETNKILELSAKYNIIIVAPVFEVIKDKIYKTIFILNKGKALSYRAQRLMPYAHWNEAEFFANTLSKHPKTPPIFNVGGFRFSVVFGYELHFDDFWLKLKGQRVDCVLLPTASTFDSSLRWRSIIKMRAFLNNCYILRANRIGQYQDAPTQTLWSFYGDSLFVSPNGEIMDCLGDREEMLVAEINKKYLQEIRDCWQFSK is encoded by the coding sequence ATGAAAATTGTCGCATTACAGCTTTCAAATACACGCACGCAAAGTGAGATAGAATCCTACATTAAAGCTTCTATTGACGCAAAAGCAAAGGTAGTTTTGCTTGGTGAGTATTTATTAAATCCATTTTTTAAGGATTTAGAGATTAAAAGGGGGCAGAAAACGCGTGTTTTAGAGAGAATTAAAATAGAGACTAACAAGATTTTAGAATTATCAGCGAAATATAATATCATCATTGTTGCGCCAGTTTTTGAAGTGATAAAAGACAAGATTTATAAAACGATTTTCATTTTAAACAAAGGTAAGGCACTAAGCTATCGGGCGCAAAGGCTAATGCCCTATGCACATTGGAATGAAGCGGAATTTTTCGCAAATACTCTATCAAAACATCCTAAAACCCCACCAATTTTTAATGTGGGGGGATTTAGATTTTCAGTGGTATTTGGGTATGAGTTGCATTTTGATGATTTTTGGTTGAAGTTAAAAGGGCAACGCGTAGATTGTGTGCTTTTACCTACAGCTTCTACTTTTGATTCTTCTTTGCGCTGGAGAAGTATCATTAAGATGCGTGCATTTTTAAATAATTGCTATATTTTGCGCGCAAATCGTATCGGGCAGTATCAAGATGCTCCAACACAGACTTTATGGAGTTTTTACGGAGATTCTTTATTTGTATCCCCAAATGGTGAAATTATGGACTGTTTGGGTGATAGAGAAGAAATGTTAGTTGCAGAAATTAACAAAAAGTATTTACAAGAAATTAGAGATTGTTGGCAGTTTAGCAAATAA
- a CDS encoding metallophosphoesterase: MKSLFPVLALLVFFGFHIGIYFLFIKRIVKPKIPLRILKYFLVFNFFGVVLYFFGRYVMDLPQSVYFLASLSIGVGFVLFVVMLLYQVLLLFLYLIGILFPKFSQERRGFFQNALNLTSGVFALGYLGVGLVEGRLVPIVEKVKISLNGLKGKITAVQISDLHIGGLIEENVVAAVVKQVNALKPDFIVLTGDIIDAEVSRVPKAIDALAKLQAPLGVYFILGNHEYFHGIASLLEVLKDKGIIVLENACVLLEKGEAKLNLAGVYDLFGRRINALEPDLEQALQKRIPTYPLVLLAHQPKFAFEVKESHDVNLILSGHTHGGQIFPFSLFVKFDQPYLKGLYQHSRTTQIYVNRGTGFWGPPMRILSRAEITSFEFVGV; encoded by the coding sequence GTGAAGAGTTTGTTTCCGGTTTTGGCTCTTTTGGTATTTTTTGGATTCCATATTGGAATCTATTTTTTATTTATTAAACGCATTGTAAAGCCAAAAATTCCGCTAAGAATCTTAAAATATTTTTTAGTTTTTAATTTTTTTGGTGTGGTGTTGTATTTTTTTGGGCGTTATGTGATGGATTTGCCTCAAAGTGTATATTTTTTAGCTTCACTTTCTATTGGCGTGGGATTTGTGCTATTTGTTGTAATGCTGCTTTATCAAGTATTGTTGTTATTTTTGTATCTTATTGGAATCCTTTTTCCGAAGTTTTCACAAGAGAGGCGTGGGTTTTTTCAAAATGCGTTAAATCTTACAAGCGGTGTTTTTGCGCTTGGTTATCTTGGAGTAGGCTTGGTAGAGGGGCGATTGGTGCCTATTGTAGAGAAGGTTAAGATTTCATTAAATGGACTTAAAGGCAAGATAACAGCGGTGCAAATTAGCGATTTACACATTGGCGGATTGATTGAGGAGAATGTAGTGGCAGCAGTGGTTAAGCAAGTCAATGCTCTAAAACCTGATTTTATCGTGCTAACAGGCGATATTATAGATGCAGAAGTTAGTAGGGTCCCTAAGGCAATTGATGCATTAGCGAAGTTGCAAGCTCCGCTTGGTGTGTATTTTATACTAGGAAATCACGAGTATTTTCACGGCATTGCTTCCTTGTTGGAAGTGCTTAAGGATAAGGGAATTATCGTGCTTGAAAACGCTTGTGTATTGTTGGAAAAGGGCGAAGCAAAGTTGAATTTAGCTGGTGTGTATGATTTATTTGGTAGACGCATTAATGCTCTAGAACCAGACTTGGAGCAAGCCTTACAAAAAAGGATTCCAACTTATCCGCTAGTTTTATTGGCTCATCAACCTAAATTTGCCTTTGAAGTCAAAGAGTCGCACGATGTGAATTTAATTTTGAGTGGACATACGCACGGAGGACAGATATTCCCTTTTAGCTTGTTTGTAAAGTTTGATCAGCCTTATTTGAAGGGCTTATATCAGCATAGTCGAACAACACAAATTTATGTCAATCGTGGCACAGGTTTTTGGGGACCTCCTATGCGGATTCTATCAAGAGCGGAAATTACAAGTTTTGAGTTTGTTGGTGTGTGA
- the nuoK gene encoding NADH-quinone oxidoreductase subunit NuoK: MITLNHYLMLSSLMFIIGVFGMLRRKNLLMLFFATEIILSSVSVGFVAVGRYLGDLNGQMFAFFLLAVAASEVAIGVGLLIAWYKKHHTLDLDRLKIMEG; this comes from the coding sequence ATGATAACGCTTAATCATTATTTGATGCTATCAAGCCTTATGTTTATAATTGGTGTTTTTGGAATGCTTAGGCGCAAAAACTTGCTAATGCTATTTTTTGCAACAGAGATTATTTTAAGCTCTGTGAGTGTGGGATTTGTGGCTGTCGGTAGGTATCTTGGAGATTTAAATGGACAAATGTTTGCATTTTTTCTCTTAGCGGTTGCCGCAAGCGAAGTTGCGATTGGTGTAGGCTTGTTAATTGCTTGGTATAAAAAGCATCACACGCTAGATTTAGACCGCTTAAAAATTATGGAAGGCTAA
- the nuoN gene encoding NADH-quinone oxidoreductase subunit NuoN, which translates to MLEPFSVSFESLNLFSIFPMLIAICGAILILVVDMCLKSVNKQLYTMLAILFLGLDLGYIMFFSIDGMQRAFFDLILVDGVALIGQLIILIAAILFVPLTLSYNKFHEFQYSEYYALFLLMCAGFQFMVSSDHLIVIFLGLETSSLALYALIAMHNRATAFEAAIKYFTMGALSAGCFAFGAMLLYAASGHLDLMGMKAILETNSYQPSYLVLGGVVFFIASLGFKASLVPFHTWTPDVYEGSNSFLAGFMSIVPKIAVLVVAIRIFSFFMDIVWVHNVFYLLIVLTITLPNLVALVQKDVKRMLAYSSISHAGFAFSAILIGGTQAYSALFVYWILFLFTNLGIFSMLWISRTKEQMWDKRYDHSYEKFSGLIRLCPLAAVIMGLFMFSLAGIPPFSVFWGKVYLMSVAMNNGYLFLVIVMVLNSAIAAYYYLKLVVYMFLKDPLISDGNIYLQNATLPLKIVVGIATLYVCLSVFFVDGLLLGIFGLVGSSAL; encoded by the coding sequence ATGTTAGAACCATTTAGTGTATCATTTGAAAGTTTGAATCTTTTTAGTATTTTTCCTATGCTCATTGCAATTTGTGGAGCGATTCTTATTTTAGTGGTGGATATGTGCCTAAAAAGCGTAAATAAACAGCTTTATACAATGCTTGCGATTTTGTTTTTGGGCTTAGATTTGGGCTATATTATGTTTTTTAGCATTGACGGAATGCAAAGAGCGTTTTTTGATTTGATTTTAGTTGATGGAGTGGCGTTAATTGGACAGCTAATTATTTTGATAGCAGCGATTTTATTTGTGCCTTTAACGCTAAGTTACAATAAATTTCACGAGTTTCAATATTCTGAGTATTACGCATTATTTTTACTGATGTGTGCTGGGTTTCAGTTTATGGTAAGCAGTGATCATTTGATTGTGATTTTCTTAGGGCTTGAAACTTCATCACTTGCGCTTTATGCGCTTATTGCAATGCACAATCGCGCAACAGCATTTGAAGCAGCAATTAAATATTTCACAATGGGGGCATTATCAGCAGGTTGTTTTGCCTTTGGCGCAATGCTTTTGTATGCGGCAAGCGGACATTTAGATTTAATGGGAATGAAAGCGATTTTAGAGACAAATAGCTACCAGCCTTCCTATTTGGTGCTTGGTGGAGTTGTGTTTTTTATTGCTTCGCTTGGTTTTAAAGCTTCTTTAGTGCCATTTCATACTTGGACACCTGATGTGTATGAGGGTTCAAATTCTTTTTTGGCGGGCTTTATGTCTATTGTGCCAAAAATTGCAGTGCTTGTGGTAGCAATTAGAATTTTTAGCTTTTTTATGGATATTGTGTGGGTGCATAATGTGTTTTATTTGCTTATTGTGTTAACAATTACCTTACCAAATCTTGTGGCGTTGGTGCAAAAAGATGTGAAAAGAATGCTAGCATATAGTTCTATTTCACACGCTGGATTTGCCTTTAGTGCCATTTTAATTGGAGGAACACAGGCTTATAGTGCGTTATTTGTGTATTGGATTTTGTTTCTTTTTACAAATCTTGGGATTTTTTCTATGCTTTGGATTTCACGCACAAAAGAGCAAATGTGGGATAAACGCTATGATCATTCTTATGAGAAGTTTTCAGGACTTATTAGGTTGTGTCCTTTGGCAGCGGTGATTATGGGATTATTTATGTTTTCTTTGGCGGGGATTCCACCTTTTTCTGTGTTTTGGGGAAAGGTGTATTTAATGAGTGTTGCTATGAATAATGGTTATTTGTTTTTAGTGATTGTAATGGTGTTAAATAGCGCAATTGCAGCATATTATTATTTGAAGCTTGTTGTGTATATGTTCTTAAAAGATCCGCTTATTAGCGATGGCAACATTTATCTGCAAAACGCCACGCTACCGCTTAAAATTGTAGTTGGAATTGCAACGCTTTATGTATGTCTTTCTGTATTTTTTGTAGATGGCTTATTGCTTGGAATTTTTGGGCTTGTAGGAAGCAGTGCATTATAG